GTACATGAAGCGCCCGCTGAGGACCTGCGCTTTGCCCTCACACACAATGACGTCGCAGGCACGGTGGTTGGCCGTCACGTTCTGCAGGCACATGGGGTGTCAGACAGCTCCTGGGGGAGCTCCTGAGGTGCCACTGGGACACCGCTGGGCCGTGGCCTTGTCCCAGAACCCACACACCCCAGGATGCCCCAGGTGGCCTCCCAGTGGCCACATACCCGGATCTTCACTTGGGTGCGCTTGCGCTGCCACTTCTCCCGCGGGATGGCGGGGCTGTAGATGGAGCTCTCCTCGCTCTCCGCAGGCTGTGGCCCCTCCTTCTCCATCACCTGCCGACAGCACGGGACCGGCTCAGCCTCCGCTGGCCCCGGCTTGCCACCCATCCCACCGGGCCCACCATACCTGGCGCAGGATGAAGGCCACCACGTCGGAGGATTCCCAGTAGCTGGCGTGGAAGAGGTGGGGCAGGGTGATGGTGGGGAAGGCAGTCAGGGCGTCGGGGCAGTACAGAGAGTAGTCAATGCGCTTCGGGCCCCACCAGCGCTCCAGGactgcagagagagctggaatGAAGCCTTTGCCAGACCTCATCCCCTATTGTGCGGCCTAAGGTGCCCACATGGGATGGGGGAGGTGGGGATGGCACTTACTCTTGACAACCTcgctggtgctggcaggagtGGGGGGCTCTGCCGGCTCACTGCCCTTCCAGAAGCCCCCAAAGCTGCCAGTGGGGGTAGGGGGAGCAGCCACATCCACTTTGGGCAGGAACAGGGCAGAGTGCGTCTGCAGGGCCTCCGCTGAAGAGAGAGCTGGGTGAGCACACCCAGAGCCCCCGGGGACACCCACCGCCCCAAGACACCCCTCCAGTAGAGCCCCAGAGCAGTGGGAAGGGCTTGCACATCCCTCTACCCGCACCCAGCCAGGATGCGGGTGCTCTGGGTACCCTGATGTGGCCCCAGCGTGCCTGGCACCAGCCTGGTGGGAACCTGCTCACCCAACAGGGACGAGGTGCCATCACCCAGGGGGTACTTCTGGTATCGGGGCACGCTGAGTGGGGGCACAGCATGGAAGGCCTTGGCCAGGAGAGGCTCCAGGCGGGAGGCGCAGGGATCGGCGGCGTGGAAGAGGTTGTAGATCTGCTCACAGGCAGGACGCAGCTGGgccactgcagcacagggcgGGGTCAGGGGCACCAGGAGCAAAACACCCAGGAGGGGTaaagcagcacacagcaaaaggaaaggatGGACAGGGAAATTTGGGGCACCAGGGAGAGGCtgaggctggcacagagcaggaagaCTCAGCCAGCCACCACTACCCACACAGCCAGGGCTAGGCATGCAAGGGGCTCAAACCCAAGCAGGGTTCTCTGGGGCTGGTCCTGAGGAGCTCAGGCTTGTCAGGTGAGCATGACTCAGGGACttgagccctgcagggagggtcAGGGGCTGGCGCCGTGGCAGGCAAGGATCCTCACCATCCAGAGCAGGCATGACGGTCTTGCGCAGCGCGAGCACCAGCCCCAGTGGGGAGCCGAAGAGGAAGAAGCCGGATACCTTAAATTCGAGGCGGGTGCTGGCACCCTCTGCCCCATCCAGCACCATGGCACTGCTCCGGGGTGCCTCTGCCTCCAGCGGGGCCTCGCTGGcctgcaggctgggacagcagagacAGTGGGCATGGGGAGGGATGGCAACATCGCATTCCCACCATCCTGAAGGCAAAGCTGTGCCTGGTGTGGCCCTGTTAtcccagaggagctccagcaaGATCCCGCTGGGGCAGGTAACCTCCATGAaatgctccttcccagcctggagcagaggggaatTGCACCCGTTCCATAAAGCACAATATAGCAAACCATCCCCCTTGGGCTCACCTGCTCGTGGAGCcgtgctgctggctgtccccctgtgtccctgggggCTCAGGGCCGGCCTGGCCCAATACTGGTGCTCCTTCTGTCCCATCAGCCAGCGGGTCCAGGCCACCACACTGCTCTGGGGAGATgggctctgtgctctgcaggaagaGGCAGCAAACACCCTGATCCCATGTAGCCTCCAGTGCACCCCCAAGCCCTCCCCCGGGGGTGCTGGAATGCAAGGCACTCACCAGACTGCCACGGCGGCTGCTGCTCCGGCTGCCCCCCGAGCCCGCCCGGCTCTGGCACAGGGCGTCAAATCCCAGGATGCCGCCCACACAGTCCCCAAGCAGCACCACCTGCAGAGACCACAGATCCACGAGGAGGGTGAAACCCCTAACCCCTCCATGCAGGGTCACAGCTGGACCCCAGAGCCAAGCTTGCCCCCAGATTCCACCTCACCTGGCCACAGAAGCCAGTGCCCTCTCCAGAGTGCAGGAAGGCTGCGTAGGCCTGGTTGGCACGGGTGATGACGGTGCCCACGGCCTGCTGGTAGGTGCCTGAGGAGGTGGCCAGCAGTGGGAGTGCTGCCAGTGGGATGTGGTCCTGGCTGCTGGACAGGCTGTCCCTGTCATGGCTGTAAGGGCTGAGCCTGAGGGGACACAGTGAGGGATGAATGTGACTGCTCTGATGTCCTCATCCCACTGCATGGTACTGGTTCGCCCCGGATGCCACACCAGGAGTAATCCCCATCCCGTTCCCTCCCACCACAAGACACTCGCTCACCCGGGATGCTGTATCTGGAGTTACCCCATCCCATCCAATTCCATGCCATTCCATGCTGCCTTGATGTCCCCATCTCTCTGCACAATGCTTGCTCAACCCAGGATGCTGCACGAGGAGTTATCCCCATCgtatcccatcccatcctgcccCAGTATTCCCATCCCACACCAAAACACCTGCATGCCCAGGGATACCACACCAGGAATTATGTgtatcccatcccatctcaccCCACAACACTTGCTTGCCCCAAGACACTGCACCAGGAGTTAACCCTCATTCCCTCCTGAATCCTTAACGTCCCATCAGAAGTGAAGTCCCCTGTCCAAGGATACCAGCTCCCCGGTcccctgctttcccagcaggaatccaTACTTGGAGACAAGGGTGTAGGCTGCAGCACAGATGGGCGGGCAGGGCACCAGGCGCAGGGCCACGTGTCCCAGTGCCTCGGGAAAGTGGACGCGGGTGACAGCATCAAAGGTGGCTGCCAGAGTCTGCACATCTGCCTGCTTGGAGCCCGGCTCGCCCGCTCCCTGATCCAGGATGTTCCCGCTgtggaggatgaggaagagtGCGTGGATCCGGCACATCTGCTCCGTGCTCTCTGCCGTGcctccctgcaggaaggagagcagTCAAGTCGGGGGGCAcggcaggagggcacagcccgAGGGAGGGGACACGCACCTCAGGGAAGCTGGATGTTCCCAATCCTTCACCGTCTCCCTTGGCGGCGCTGGCTCCATCCCCTGCGAGCAtacagccctggtgaggcagcTGGGGTCTCCAGGTGGGAATCAGGCCCCTCCCAGGACATCCACCCCAGGATTTGGGGCCAGAGCACCCCCAGAGCTCACCCAGTGCCTCATCCAGCTCCACCGGCCGCTCAAGCGTGTCCAAGAAGTCATTGGAGCTCCACTTGGTCATCTCCTTGGCAAAGACCTCGTCACTGTCAGACAGAtcctctgcagaggcaggagggaagtGTGGGTGGGGAGACACCCCTGTGCCTGCATGCCCATCCTCAGATGCCCTTGCCCCCACCCAGCCTGTTCCAAGATGGTGCCAGTACCGTGGGCATCGAAAAATTCCTCTTCGGAGCTGTTCTCGGAGTCCCGGGCAATGTTCTGCATCCGCCACTCCGACAGGCTCTGAGGAGACACGCCCCCTGCCACCCATAGCGGGTCAGCACTCACAGCCCCCCGCTGTGAGAGAGaccccctctcctgccccacagctccccCTTGTAACGGACCCAGATGCCCAGGGAGATCTGGGGCCATCCCTGTGTCACCTGGAGTCCCTCCCTGGGAGATATGGGGCCATCCCTGGGTCACTCAGAGTCCCTCCAGGAGATCCAGAACCATTCCTGGCTCATCTAGGGCCCCTTCAAGAAACCTGGGACCAGACCTGGGACACCCggagccccagcccaggagacCCAACAGTTCCCTGACACATCTCCTGTGGAGAACCACATCATCCAGGGCAAAACCTGGTCTCACCTCCATGCTGGGAAGAGTAGGAAGACCGGGAAGAGGTGGACCACTGCTTGGCAAAGGTATCATCTGAGGGGGTATCAGTCCgtgcctgcagctcagcctcctcctgaCCACCAGGACCATCTGGCTCCGGCTGCCCCTCGGGGCTGACCCCGGCTGCGGGCGGCTCCTCGCCCTCGCCACACTTGGCCATCTTCTGTGCCAGCATTCGCGCcgtctcctcctccagctgccgGATATCCTCCATTGTCAGGTCCGTCCACTCatcctgccagcaccaggcCTGACGGTGAGCACGCAGCATCACCTTCCTCAAACCTGGGGGGAGAACGGGGGAAGCGAGTTCAGCGTGATCCTACGGCTGCCCGAATGACCCTCCAGCAAGCCACGGGTCCCAACTCACCCACGTCATGGATGAACTGCTCGATCTTGGACTGCATCCCCCAGTATCGGAACTCCACCTTGCAGAGCTTGTAGGCACACATGaggggcccgctggctgctgctgcctccagccagtCCTCCCCCAGCGGCCCCCGGCCCGTCTTGGATGAGTGGTAGAGTTTGGGATCCTCCTCGGGCTTGTATTCCCCAGGGGAGATGGGATCACGCACAATGTCAATGGTATCTGTGGGGGGAATGGCGCTTGTCACCCCGCGGTGCTTGGCGAGGGGGCACAGgtaggaaaataaggaaaaagggaCGAAAACAAGGTCAAATTATTCCCATGAGCCATGCACCCAACACAGCTGGCAGCAAACACTCTCTGCCCTAGAACTCTAAAATCTTGGAGTTCTGGAATTgtagaatcctggaatggttttggttggaagggaccttatggatcatctcattccaccccctgccatgggcagggacaccttccactatcccaggttgctccaagccccatccaacctggccttggacactcccaagGCTGGagcatccacagtttctctgggcagcctgtgtcagggcctcaccaccctcacagggaagaatttcctaatagaatatataaaatCCCACGCCTGGAACATCACAGAGATCCTTGGTGCAGCCAAAGACATCTCCGTCCCCAGGTGGGACCCCAGTCTGGAGTCTCAGGGAGTCTCAGGGAGTCTCAGggagtggcacagggagggagggtCTGGGAGCTGGGGATAGCCAGGGCTGACACACGTACACACACAAGCTGGCAGAtctggcagctgcagagtgaTCCGGCCaccctgggggacacgggggctgaggacagggacagagcatggggcagctcagcacagctcccgGCTCCCCCTGCAAAGAGCCCGAGGGTCCCCCAAAACCAGGGCACAGCAAAACCACCATGTGACAGAGGAACCTCCAGAGAGCCAGAGGGGGGGGAGAGCAATGAGCCCCACCCCCAAACAAAGGTGACCTTTCCCGAAATGAGGGCGAGCTCCCCCCAAACGAGGATGACCTCCTAAGACCAGAGAAAGGCTCCTGAACGACACTCAGGAAAACACAATCCAACAGCTGTTCGGGCTCAATCCAGCACAAAATCTGCTAGAAtttggcttttccagccctgtcTGCAGGTCATGGTCTGGGGGATACCACTGGCTCCCAGTACCATCCTGCAGcactgtccccattcccaggctgtgccaaaCCCATTTATTTGCAccccctgatgtccccaaggTGCTGCCAGCCTCTCTTTCTCCAGCTTGGActgaaaaaagggggaaaagaaaactagaGATGCCCTGAATCCACAAAAATGATGCAATGCACAGCACGATGCCAAGCAACTTGGataacagcagcaaagagctgGGATAGGACCTGCTGTCCccaagcagctcctggcagtgtCATTCCCATCACAATCCAACTCCCTTTGCTTTTGCCACTGGGAGAAAGCTGCCAAGGAAGCAGTTATCCCTGCAGATCACCCAGACCATGTTTTTCCATTGCCCTTTGAAATGTGAGAGGGGTTTAAATCTGTCAGTGCTACAAGACACCAGGGCAGAGAAAATCCCAGCGGGATCCACACACTGGGGCTGGTCCCACTTCAACCCTCCTCCCTGTGGAAGGCAGCAGCCACTGGAGATGCTGGGTGCCCTGTGGAATGCCCACCGGACGGGCACGGAGAGTGGAAAACCAGGCAGTGGGCACAGGGCCATGCCCTGATGCCGTCTGCTTGGCCCTGGTGGCTTCCCGGGGGCAGTAGGGGCAGAATTCCTGCCCCCAGGTCCCAGCCATCAGTATCCCGGCCGGACATCCCCAGTGCCGCAAGAGCCTGGGAGAGAAATAGGTCAGATGAATCATTTCCTCCGAGTGCCTATTTTGGGCCTCCATTTTAAGAGGCGGCGCGTCACACTCCACACTCTGGCGCCTGAACTGACCATGTCCACACCACTGAGAGCAGGACTCGGTGGAGAGGGAAGAatcccacccccagctccccattCTGCCCACCAGTCCCAGCAGAAAGGAGCCAGACAGCGATCTGGAGCAAagccctggggagaggggaagcagggcagggagtAGGAAAATGGGGACATGattttccagctctccctgctccagctgatcCAAAATACCCCACAGGACCCAGGTGTGGGGTCCCATGTACACCAGGAGAAACTGAGAAGGCAAATCCATGCCAGAACAAGGCTGGGACACggaaggagaggggagcaggCTGGCACTAGAAAGGAGAAGCTGCAAACAGAAGTAGAGGcaagggaagaggcagaggaCAAAACTGTCCctgaaaatatctttaatgTGGAACTTAATTCAGCAGCGCTGAGAGGGAGTGGGCAGGGAgcttggagcagggagctcaggaTCCAGGGAACTCGTCCCTTCCAGCATCCCTGAAACATGAGGACCGGCACAAGGAGTGAAGTTGAGCCCCTAAGGTCCCATCACAACCACACCCTCATCCCAGAAGCATTATGTGGGAATCCCAGCAGCCacagtgccctgcccagctccccaaGCCAGCCATACCCACCCAAAATCCTCTGCCTCTTCTCCGCCGCGCTCAGGTTGAAGATGTTGGTCTGCTGCCCCGCATCCGGGCGGTAGTACGTCTCGATCTCAATGGAGAACTTCTCCACGAAGGGACACGTGTACCTGGAGGGGCACAGGACTGAGCCCAGGGGCACGGCCAGTCCTGCAGCCCACCCCGCCgcctcccagctcccacctggTGCGTGTGTAGGGATAAGCATTCCAGGACTCCTCCTCCACCTGGAGCGCAGCTTTGGGGAGCAGTGCCCGGAACCAGCTGGGGATGTGGGAGCCAACGTGGTAGATCTTGTGGGTGTACTGGCCGCTGCCCCCAGGGCCATCGCTGTAGGGTCGGTTGGCCAGGATCTCCACGCCGCTGCCCTCGCCGCTCGACTCCTCCCGGCTCTTCTTCTGCACAGAGACGACAGACGACGGCTCAGTGCGGCCCCTCCAAGCCCCAAGACCCCACCCCGACGGGAGCCCAGGGTTCCGTGTTCTCCTGCCCCCATGTGCCGGCATCCACCGGCCCCACACCTGCTCACAGGACCCCTGCTTGGCTCAGTGGtcccaaacccacccaaagCCTCAGTGAAACCCCTACAAGCTGCAGGGGTGATCCCTTGGGATCAGcctcagccccctgccatgCCCCTCCGGGCTCCTTCTCAGCCCTacacctccccagctccccacactcagccccacagcccccttACACCCTCCAGCACCCCATGTCCAGCCTCATAGTCCCCCGTGCAcccccaggctcagcccctgcacccTTCATGCCTCCCCACAGCCCACTACACCCCTCAGGCTACAATCTCCAGCCTCTCTCAGCCCCTGCACCCCCTCAGTCACAGTCCCCAGATCCCTGCACCCCTCCGGCTCCCCgtgcccagccccacagccctgtgcacCCCTCAGGCTCAGCCCCACAAACCCCAGAGCCGTGCAGCCCCCGGGCTCATCCCGCAGCCCCCCGCATCCACAGCTCCCCCCGCTCAGCCCCGcagctccccccagccctcAGGCTCATGCCcgcattcccacctggatcaTGTACAGCTGGGCCACCTGGTACTCCTCCAGGCTCATGGGCAGCAGGATGTGGTACTCCTTGATCAgcatggcggcggcggggcaCAGCGGGGGCAGCTCCTGAGGGGGTTTCCGTTACACCGGACCGGGCCGGCTCCGGGACAGCTCGGGCCGGTTCGGCACCCCTTCAGAACCGCTCGGGGCACGCTCGGCTCAGCCCGGTACGGGTTCGGCCCGTCTCGGAGCCGCTCCGTGGCCGGGTTCGGCTGAGTCCGGGATCGCTCGGCTCCGGGTTCGGTTCAGTCCGGTATCGCTCGGCTGCCCTCGGTACGGGTTCGACCCGGCTCGGCACCACGCTCGGCTGAGTTCGGTACCGCCCGGTACCGCCCGGCCCCAGGTTCGGCCCGGCTCGGAAAAGCCCGGCCCCGGGTTCGGCTCAGTCCGGTACCGCTCGGCTCCCGGTTCGGCTCAGTCCGGTAACGCTCGGCCACCCTCGGCCCCAGCTTCGGCCCCGCTCAGTCCCACGTTCGGCTCAGTCCGGTACCGCTCGGCCCCTCTCGGCCCCGGGTtcggcccggctcggccccACTCGGCTCGGCTCCGTTGCCATGGCAACGCGGCCCCCTCCactcccgcccgcccgcccggtccccgccgccccccggccccgccaaACCTGCGCCGCTCCGCACCGGCCCCTCGGATCGTGACATCACAGCCCGTTCCCACGACGACAGCCGTGACGTAGGAAGGTGAGGGGGGGCCCCGTGACGTCAGAGAGCGGAAGGCAGCGAGCGCCACTCACGGGCGCTCCGCGTGTACCGGCACGGCCGCCCCCGGAAAAACTcggtgttttattttaaaagccactTTTTTAAATGATCAACGAGTGGTTCGATCACTCCCGCACTCTCAGCTCCGGGACACCCACCCAGCGCGGCTCCAAACCCTCCCCCGACTCCCCCACCTCTACCCCGCGTCCCACCATCGCCACCGGGACCCACCGCCGCGGGGACACACCGAGGCCAAGTCCCAACATTGTcctttatttataaaaacacGCATTTAGAAAGAGCGGAGAGCGCGGGGAGGGGGGGCTCGGGCAGCACGGcggcccccccgcccccgccgccacCACCGGGAGGTCCCGGGGGGTCCCGGGTGGCAGCTGCCGTTACGTGCGGGCGTTTCGCTCTGTCTCTGCCAGGCACTCCCTGACCAGCGCCCGGGCGTGGATGATCCCTGCGGGGAGAAGCACAGGGACACCTCGAATCACCCTCCAGCGGCTCCCCGCGGGGCTGAGGAGCCTCGGGGGCGCAACCCCGCGGCCGCCCggctccccaccctgcccctaCCCCGCTTCAGCCGCTCCATGGC
This region of Motacilla alba alba isolate MOTALB_02 chromosome 5, Motacilla_alba_V1.0_pri, whole genome shotgun sequence genomic DNA includes:
- the PITPNM1 gene encoding membrane-associated phosphatidylinositol transfer protein 1 isoform X1; its protein translation is MLIKEYHILLPMSLEEYQVAQLYMIQKKSREESSGEGSGVEILANRPYSDGPGGSGQYTHKIYHVGSHIPSWFRALLPKAALQVEEESWNAYPYTRTRYTCPFVEKFSIEIETYYRPDAGQQTNIFNLSAAEKRQRILDTIDIVRDPISPGEYKPEEDPKLYHSSKTGRGPLGEDWLEAAAASGPLMCAYKLCKVEFRYWGMQSKIEQFIHDVGLRKVMLRAHRQAWCWQDEWTDLTMEDIRQLEEETARMLAQKMAKCGEGEEPPAAGVSPEGQPEPDGPGGQEEAELQARTDTPSDDTFAKQWSTSSRSSYSSQHGGGVSPQSLSEWRMQNIARDSENSSEEEFFDAHEDLSDSDEVFAKEMTKWSSNDFLDTLERPVELDEALGDGASAAKGDGEGLGTSSFPEGGTAESTEQMCRIHALFLILHSGNILDQGAGEPGSKQADVQTLAATFDAVTRVHFPEALGHVALRLVPCPPICAAAYTLVSKLSPYSHDRDSLSSSQDHIPLAALPLLATSSGTYQQAVGTVITRANQAYAAFLHSGEGTGFCGQVVLLGDCVGGILGFDALCQSRAGSGGSRSSSRRGSLSTEPISPEQCGGLDPLADGTEGAPVLGQAGPEPPGTQGDSQQHGSTSSLQASEAPLEAEAPRSSAMVLDGAEGASTRLEFKVSGFFLFGSPLGLVLALRKTVMPALDVAQLRPACEQIYNLFHAADPCASRLEPLLAKAFHAVPPLSVPRYQKYPLGDGTSSLLAEALQTHSALFLPKVDVAAPPTPTGSFGGFWKGSEPAEPPTPASTSEVVKILERWWGPKRIDYSLYCPDALTAFPTITLPHLFHASYWESSDVVAFILRQVMEKEGPQPAESEESSIYSPAIPREKWQRKRTQVKIRNVTANHRACDVIVCEGKAQVLSGRFMYGPLDVVTLTGEKVDIYIMTQPLSGKWLYYGTEVTSGSGRVTFTIPPDKALAIGIYPVRMVVRGDHSYAEAYLTVVARGTESVVFSIDGSFTASVSIMGSDPKVRAGAVDVVRHWQDSGYMIIYVTGRPDMQKHRVVAWLSQHNFPHGAVSFCDGLTHDPLRQKAAFLQSLRTEAEISIVAGYGSTKDVSVYSSLGLAPAHIYIVGRAVKKFHNQCQFLSEGYVAHLAQLEAAALAHSPKGPPRPVLGKGTYGCPAPVDFLRKQSQLLRSRGSSQAERDGGPPSAPPGFSRTKPRSISLKLEGEE
- the PITPNM1 gene encoding membrane-associated phosphatidylinositol transfer protein 1 isoform X2 encodes the protein MLIKEYHILLPMSLEEYQVAQLYMIQKKSREESSGEGSGVEILANRPYSDGPGGSGQYTHKIYHVGSHIPSWFRALLPKAALQVEEESWNAYPYTRTRYTCPFVEKFSIEIETYYRPDAGQQTNIFNLSAAEKRQRILDTIDIVRDPISPGEYKPEEDPKLYHSSKTGRGPLGEDWLEAAAASGPLMCAYKLCKVEFRYWGMQSKIEQFIHDVGLRKVMLRAHRQAWCWQDEWTDLTMEDIRQLEEETARMLAQKMAKCGEGEEPPAAGVSPEGQPEPDGPGGQEEAELQARTDTPSDDTFAKQWSTSSRSSYSSQHGGGVSPQSLSEWRMQNIARDSENSSEEEFFDAHEDLSDSDEVFAKEMTKWSSNDFLDTLERPVELDEALGDGASAAKGDGEGLGTSSFPEGGTAESTEQMCRIHALFLILHSGNILDQGAGEPGSKQADVQTLAATFDAVTRVHFPEALGHVALRLVPCPPICAAAYTLVSKLSPYSHDRDSLSSSQDHIPLAALPLLATSSGTYQQAVGTVITRANQAYAAFLHSGEGTGFCGQVVLLGDCVGGILGFDALCQSRAGSGGSRSSSRRGSLSTEPISPEQCGGLDPLADGTEGAPVLGQAGPEPPGTQGDSQQHGSTSSLQASEAPLEAEAPRSSAMVLDGAEGASTRLEFKVSGFFLFGSPLGLVLALRKTVMPALDAEALQTHSALFLPKVDVAAPPTPTGSFGGFWKGSEPAEPPTPASTSEVVKILERWWGPKRIDYSLYCPDALTAFPTITLPHLFHASYWESSDVVAFILRQVMEKEGPQPAESEESSIYSPAIPREKWQRKRTQVKIRNVTANHRACDVIVCEGKAQVLSGRFMYGPLDVVTLTGEKVDIYIMTQPLSGKWLYYGTEVTSGSGRVTFTIPPDKALAIGIYPVRMVVRGDHSYAEAYLTVVARGTESVVFSIDGSFTASVSIMGSDPKVRAGAVDVVRHWQDSGYMIIYVTGRPDMQKHRVVAWLSQHNFPHGAVSFCDGLTHDPLRQKAAFLQSLRTEAEISIVAGYGSTKDVSVYSSLGLAPAHIYIVGRAVKKFHNQCQFLSEGYVAHLAQLEAAALAHSPKGPPRPVLGKGTYGCPAPVDFLRKQSQLLRSRGSSQAERDGGPPSAPPGFSRTKPRSISLKLEGEE